A single genomic interval of Stieleria maiorica harbors:
- a CDS encoding serine/threonine protein kinase, which translates to MESTTRFEPNPTVTFRGTVNTSGDAKLVHWYDHLIERQKVSWTGHHHMIRLLGRGGQGEVYLTEYRGTDDFTVPVAMKVFSPEHYQSARAYDEAMRRIATIASKVALIQHDNLLAVQNFFERHRIRIMMMEWVDGYDLRQLLAPSCLKLLGQHLDTRRFKYINDVIITKGPDHSRFKAGIAVAIMRECLAALAALHREGIVHGDVKPANIMLKRSGHTKLIDLGSAIEYKNPPRERECTPMYAAPEILENELATPRSDLASVGYVLIELLSGRNIFAGNESLRDLVQAKLALPSRLEEVLPADISRNDLLMNFLVGLISPDPNLRFPNAEAAEHVDTGAAAFHRQLVIGDMSTEYNNDIRLWLEELRRLEIEL; encoded by the coding sequence ATGGAATCGACTACACGCTTCGAACCCAACCCAACGGTCACCTTCCGGGGAACCGTCAACACCAGCGGTGACGCAAAGCTCGTTCACTGGTACGACCATCTGATCGAACGTCAGAAGGTCAGTTGGACCGGGCACCATCACATGATTCGTCTGCTCGGCCGCGGCGGTCAGGGCGAAGTCTATTTGACCGAGTATCGCGGGACCGACGACTTCACCGTTCCGGTTGCGATGAAGGTGTTCTCGCCGGAACACTACCAAAGTGCTCGCGCGTACGACGAAGCGATGCGGCGGATCGCGACGATCGCCTCCAAAGTCGCGTTGATCCAGCACGACAACCTGTTGGCGGTGCAAAACTTTTTCGAGCGACATCGCATTCGCATCATGATGATGGAATGGGTCGACGGTTATGACCTCCGCCAACTGTTGGCCCCCAGTTGTCTGAAATTGCTGGGGCAACATTTGGACACGCGGCGGTTCAAGTACATCAACGATGTGATCATCACCAAAGGCCCCGATCATTCGCGCTTCAAGGCCGGGATCGCGGTGGCGATCATGCGTGAATGCTTGGCGGCACTGGCGGCGCTGCACCGCGAAGGCATCGTGCACGGCGACGTCAAACCCGCTAACATCATGCTCAAACGCAGTGGTCACACCAAGCTGATCGACTTGGGTTCGGCGATCGAATACAAGAATCCGCCCCGCGAACGCGAGTGTACGCCGATGTACGCGGCGCCGGAGATCTTGGAAAACGAGCTGGCGACCCCACGCAGCGATTTGGCCAGTGTCGGCTACGTGTTGATCGAACTGCTCAGCGGACGAAACATTTTTGCGGGAAATGAAAGTCTGCGTGATCTCGTTCAGGCCAAACTCGCCCTGCCGTCGCGATTGGAAGAAGTGTTGCCCGCGGACATCAGTCGCAACGACTTGCTGATGAATTTTTTGGTCGGATTGATCTCGCCGGACCCCAACTTGCGATTTCCCAATGCCGAGGCCGCCGAGCACGTCGATACCGGTGCGGCGGCATTTCATCGACAATTGGTCATCGGTGACATGTCGACCGAGTACAACAACGACATCCGGCTGTGGCTGGAAGAACTCCGACGACTCGAAATCGAATTGTGA
- a CDS encoding inositol monophosphatase family protein: protein MNQEHLDVAIKAAKAGAVELLSRWENRKVSEKAPKDLVTDADLASQKAIREILMGAFGGYAFVGEEEGENDPPPAVRSGDADAPPCWVVDPLDGTVNYVHRLQSFAVSIGLYHAGKMRLGVILDPVTDELYSAVDGAGAQLNGQPIRASDCEDLSQALIACSFPAGVKGDSPEVARFVKVLERCRSLRRLGSCALNMCYVAAGRLDGYWATNVCAWDSAAGIVIAREAGAQLTAYDGSELDDWLPKFCVTATKPMHETMVGLLSSN from the coding sequence GTGAATCAAGAACACTTGGATGTGGCGATCAAGGCAGCCAAGGCGGGTGCCGTGGAATTGCTGAGCCGATGGGAGAACCGCAAGGTCTCGGAAAAAGCCCCCAAAGATTTGGTCACCGACGCGGATCTGGCATCGCAGAAAGCGATCCGCGAAATCCTGATGGGCGCCTTCGGCGGCTACGCCTTCGTCGGCGAAGAAGAGGGCGAGAATGATCCGCCGCCGGCGGTTCGCAGCGGGGATGCCGACGCGCCGCCGTGTTGGGTCGTCGATCCGCTCGACGGCACCGTCAACTACGTCCATCGCTTGCAGTCCTTTGCCGTTTCGATCGGTCTGTACCATGCCGGCAAGATGCGGTTGGGCGTGATCCTGGACCCGGTCACCGACGAACTCTATTCCGCCGTCGACGGTGCCGGCGCCCAGTTGAACGGCCAGCCGATCCGGGCCAGTGATTGCGAAGACCTGTCACAAGCGCTCATCGCCTGCAGTTTTCCCGCCGGCGTCAAAGGCGACTCGCCGGAAGTCGCCCGCTTTGTGAAAGTCCTGGAACGCTGCCGCTCGCTGCGTCGCCTGGGATCCTGCGCCCTCAACATGTGCTACGTCGCCGCCGGACGCCTGGACGGCTACTGGGCGACCAACGTCTGTGCCTGGGACTCCGCCGCCGGAATCGTGATCGCACGTGAAGCGGGCGCCCAACTGACCGCCTATGACGGATCCGAACTGGACGATTGGCTGCCCAAGTTCTGTGTCACTGCGACCAAGCCGATGCACGAAACCATGGTCGGCTTGCTCAGCAGCAATTGA
- a CDS encoding flavin reductase family protein, translated as MEFDVEKLTLQETYLRMVQLITPRPIAWVSTLSVDGIANLAPFSFFSGVGANPPTVCFAPANNAQGLPKDTLENVRRTGQFVVNIVTEPVAQAMHRSSDEVGSEIDEFQHVGVQPASSVKVKPPRVQSAIAAMECTLHSAIALGTGPAGANLVIGNVVYIHIQDDFVDQKSLHTIARVGRREYTEVKETFRME; from the coding sequence ATGGAATTTGATGTCGAAAAACTGACGTTGCAAGAAACCTACTTGCGGATGGTGCAACTGATCACGCCGCGGCCGATCGCTTGGGTTTCGACGCTGTCGGTCGACGGCATTGCCAACCTGGCCCCGTTTTCGTTCTTCAGCGGCGTCGGTGCGAATCCGCCGACCGTCTGCTTCGCCCCGGCCAACAACGCCCAGGGGCTGCCCAAAGACACGCTGGAAAACGTCCGCCGCACCGGCCAGTTTGTGGTCAACATCGTGACCGAGCCGGTGGCCCAAGCGATGCACCGTAGCAGCGACGAAGTGGGCTCGGAAATCGATGAATTCCAGCACGTCGGTGTCCAGCCGGCCAGCTCGGTCAAAGTCAAACCGCCGCGCGTGCAATCCGCCATCGCCGCGATGGAATGCACGCTGCATTCGGCGATCGCGCTGGGAACCGGACCTGCCGGAGCCAACTTGGTGATCGGCAACGTCGTCTACATCCACATCCAAGACGACTTCGTCGACCAAAAATCCCTCCACACCATCGCTCGCGTCGGACGCCGCGAATACACCGAAGTCAAAGAAACGTTCCGGATGGAGTGA
- a CDS encoding SHD1 domain-containing protein, whose product MRLVDLRCVVVLVVLVFLVPATGFAQSQSRQWTDKTGKFQVRATLVDHNATHVKLQKSDGRVISVPLSVLSEADSEYVRQLDAEPENPFAGGEPMAASTSDRQLAPSQSASFPQRSTTEELPTDGPEIYINIDQTMPAVQPDPGPAGFKFVEFARPIEPLDAYARVSQPIVVDPTGPVFGVSTHRNGNAVSPAHFGHVFLAGSAGQPRMVFESDETFLLLDHNVDYDRSVAMIGVDSPSDRGGDLAVMDGLSGGSPTVVARWHLPEWQKPGFKPKAEFAVMIDGTRAIVQVNSSIYCWSLDDGKCHFKIQRVPATGKVAVSAGGRFLAISVSGGTQMIDVAKAELVGKIPFPGTLTPEVRFSPDGSRLAMGAGNQVAVWDLQSAGTEMEETIETPVGRLVGWVGDDALLTQFALIDLEMAQAVWKYHLPSGAKEMTVPGGYVCVDKNAKPAMITSLPLPHGAIADVKQKLKSAGRDMLLLGPGGKVSLEVEGIAGVDEQVMEDALRQAVQKAGWKVVPDSDIKVVAKITRGEKQVLTFRPIGASFRSEGETVNLKPYRASLEIVQGGNTLWQRSSQNMVPMLLRLEAGESVKQAVKRFEKADPEYFKRVNIPPKIIKPEHRSIVGTSRVQNGRWVDF is encoded by the coding sequence ATGCGTCTGGTCGATCTCCGCTGCGTCGTTGTGCTTGTCGTTCTGGTTTTCCTCGTCCCTGCGACAGGTTTCGCTCAGTCTCAATCGCGTCAGTGGACGGACAAAACAGGCAAATTCCAGGTCCGTGCCACATTGGTCGACCACAACGCGACGCACGTCAAGTTGCAAAAGAGCGACGGTCGCGTGATCTCGGTGCCGCTCAGCGTGCTCAGCGAGGCCGACAGCGAGTACGTGCGACAGTTGGATGCCGAGCCGGAGAATCCGTTTGCCGGTGGGGAGCCGATGGCGGCGTCGACGTCGGACCGCCAACTGGCTCCGTCACAATCCGCTTCGTTCCCGCAGCGCAGCACCACCGAAGAGTTGCCGACCGACGGGCCGGAGATCTACATCAACATCGACCAAACGATGCCGGCGGTGCAGCCGGATCCGGGGCCGGCGGGGTTCAAGTTTGTCGAATTCGCGCGACCGATCGAGCCACTCGACGCCTATGCCCGTGTGTCCCAGCCGATCGTCGTTGACCCGACCGGGCCGGTGTTCGGGGTCTCGACACATCGCAACGGCAATGCGGTCAGCCCCGCCCATTTCGGGCACGTCTTCTTGGCCGGCAGCGCCGGCCAACCGCGGATGGTCTTTGAGTCCGACGAGACGTTTTTGTTGTTGGACCACAACGTCGACTACGACCGTTCGGTGGCCATGATCGGCGTCGATTCACCCTCGGATCGTGGCGGTGATTTGGCGGTCATGGACGGATTGTCCGGCGGCAGCCCGACGGTGGTCGCACGGTGGCATTTACCCGAGTGGCAGAAACCGGGATTCAAACCGAAGGCGGAATTTGCGGTGATGATCGATGGGACGCGGGCGATCGTCCAGGTCAATTCATCGATCTATTGTTGGTCGCTCGATGACGGGAAATGCCACTTCAAAATCCAACGTGTTCCGGCAACCGGAAAGGTCGCCGTCAGCGCGGGCGGGCGTTTTCTGGCCATCAGCGTCAGCGGCGGAACGCAGATGATCGATGTTGCCAAGGCCGAACTGGTCGGCAAGATTCCGTTTCCGGGAACATTGACTCCCGAAGTCCGGTTCTCCCCCGACGGCAGCCGACTGGCGATGGGGGCCGGCAATCAAGTGGCGGTATGGGACCTGCAATCGGCCGGAACGGAGATGGAAGAAACGATCGAAACGCCGGTCGGTCGACTGGTCGGTTGGGTCGGTGACGATGCGTTGCTCACCCAGTTCGCGTTGATCGATTTGGAGATGGCCCAAGCGGTCTGGAAGTACCATCTGCCCTCGGGGGCCAAAGAGATGACGGTCCCCGGCGGATACGTTTGCGTCGACAAAAATGCAAAGCCGGCCATGATCACCAGTCTGCCGCTGCCCCACGGTGCGATCGCCGACGTCAAACAGAAACTGAAAAGCGCCGGAAGAGACATGTTGCTGCTCGGTCCCGGTGGCAAGGTCTCGCTGGAAGTCGAAGGCATCGCGGGTGTCGACGAACAGGTGATGGAGGACGCGCTTCGCCAAGCGGTCCAAAAGGCCGGTTGGAAAGTCGTTCCCGACTCAGACATCAAGGTGGTCGCGAAAATCACCCGTGGTGAAAAACAAGTGCTGACCTTCCGTCCTATCGGAGCATCATTTCGCAGCGAAGGGGAAACGGTCAACTTGAAACCGTACCGCGCCAGTTTGGAGATCGTCCAAGGCGGCAACACGCTCTGGCAACGCAGTTCTCAAAACATGGTCCCGATGCTACTTCGTTTGGAAGCCGGTGAGTCGGTCAAACAGGCCGTCAAACGTTTCGAGAAAGCCGATCCGGAATACTTCAAACGCGTCAACATTCCGCCCAAGATCATCAAACCGGAACACCGCAGCATCGTCGGCACCAGCCGTGTCCAGAACGGCCGCTGGGTCGATTTCTAA
- a CDS encoding non-ribosomal peptide synthetase, with amino-acid sequence MSDVLQGLSPQEKRELLARLLKEKAARQEERLGQSSPEEINRSTEFPLSAGQQALWYDFRRAPDVTAYNVALPSRFRSHVDLDAMRRSVEELVRRHSALRTVFAESDSNHQPVQRIQATLPPEFRVMETPGASRSELVECVTEQINRPFDLTRGPLLRLAAFRVAANDVVIVATTHHIVVDFWSLILIMDEVRQLYPAFASGRKPNLPPAPSNYERFVRGQSEFVASDRGSEIASYWRDQLAGVAPVLEWPTDFRRPERFTHRASMLPLKFPPKTGAKITSLARRLGVTGNVVVMSLLQVLIGRFADQDSFSIGTPFSGRRQREFEKTVGFFVNLLPITVDLSGNPTLEQLVKSVGRNMIDALAGEALPLSEIVRNSGIGRDPRRHPLFQVSCTFEKSQLASEQGRAGFVIGDDHVFDDFAGLRQESFPVPHTSCRFDVEFVFEFEGDELRGMICYCRDLFEVDTIDSMATQLVVLANRLIDAPSRPVKRIPWLEPQSIGHDDANDERESLVDLLAESQHPMVADAKRFASHLKQVGVRPGGFVPVCLQRGHDAWIGILGVMYCGATPIPIDADQPAVAPDMLRRDATINYVVASPNNPWARELGATIVSVNSARIQTPSSLPTVCPKDIAYVIYTSGSTGRPKGVMVSHAAITNAMRWQSRATPFSASDRALVLLSHQFDATLVLVLTALDQGASLVWPDDTRNLDFDRLIDQIVRDRITILQAVPSILGPLASHRRFAECTSVRQIWTGGESMPTELPALIHSKLDCELWNYYGPTEAACQVTAHRVTGDETPCRIPIGREIDGVHVHLVDHQLAPLPVGVAGQIVIRGKGLAEGYLNQPELTERAFVTAEQIRDPQGNRCRVYLTGDIGRRRGDGTIEFLGRVDHQVKVRGYRVELEEIERVIERFRHARRAAVKVVQPGTAGERLAAFVEGMDASKLDALTRHLTASLPPYKRPASIDLVDALPLNSNGKIDRKRLPQPAGEAATAGTVARPRCELERFLERRFAAALGQDSIPNDVNFFEAGGTSLQAAVLTSQLSDEFSFSIPTSLLFDLGDVRSVATRLVQLHPQPISERFGGESIRCCGTAASTNQTDSLLVELKPSGDAAPVFMIHPPGGIVVCYRELASLLPKDQPMVAVRSRGLHGEERLPSTLGEMAGDYVRAIRHRQPSGPYFIGGWSLGGVIAFEVARQLAAEGGDVEGLILLDSTVPERSDPESASAGLEYGLELSLDQLSELSDDQQLPFLYEHAKRLGILEEDTPAEVVQKAIADLQRLFAHHVELCQAYAIRPLDVPVLLLRPNDVPGQADARPDRGWGRWTGDVTVHTVSGHHHSMVKSPGAGEIAGWIAGFVASRG; translated from the coding sequence GTGAGTGATGTGTTGCAGGGCCTGTCACCGCAGGAAAAACGCGAACTGCTGGCCCGCTTGCTAAAGGAAAAAGCGGCTCGACAAGAGGAACGTCTTGGGCAGTCCTCACCGGAGGAAATAAATCGTTCGACGGAGTTTCCGCTATCGGCTGGGCAGCAGGCGTTGTGGTATGACTTTCGTCGTGCACCCGATGTCACCGCTTACAACGTCGCGTTGCCGTCGCGGTTTCGTTCGCACGTCGACCTGGATGCGATGCGGCGATCGGTCGAGGAACTGGTGCGTCGGCACAGTGCGCTGCGGACGGTGTTCGCCGAGTCGGATTCGAACCATCAACCGGTCCAACGCATCCAGGCGACGTTGCCGCCGGAGTTTCGCGTCATGGAGACTCCGGGGGCGAGTCGGTCTGAACTGGTCGAATGCGTGACCGAACAGATCAACCGTCCGTTTGATTTGACGCGTGGCCCGCTGCTTCGACTGGCGGCCTTTCGCGTCGCTGCCAATGACGTCGTGATCGTAGCGACGACGCACCACATCGTGGTCGATTTCTGGTCCTTGATTTTGATCATGGACGAAGTCCGACAACTTTATCCAGCGTTTGCGAGCGGACGCAAACCGAACCTGCCACCGGCGCCGTCCAACTACGAGCGGTTCGTGCGCGGGCAATCCGAATTCGTCGCCAGCGATCGGGGCAGCGAGATCGCATCGTATTGGCGGGATCAACTTGCCGGCGTGGCGCCGGTGCTCGAGTGGCCGACGGATTTCCGTCGCCCGGAACGATTCACGCACCGCGCGTCGATGTTGCCGCTGAAGTTTCCGCCCAAAACAGGTGCCAAGATCACGTCGCTGGCGCGTCGATTGGGCGTCACCGGCAACGTCGTCGTGATGTCATTGCTGCAGGTGCTGATCGGACGGTTTGCCGACCAAGACTCGTTTTCGATCGGCACACCGTTCTCGGGTCGTCGCCAGCGTGAATTCGAAAAGACGGTCGGCTTTTTCGTCAATCTGTTGCCGATCACGGTGGACCTTTCGGGAAACCCGACGCTGGAACAGTTGGTCAAATCGGTCGGTCGAAACATGATCGATGCCTTGGCCGGCGAAGCGCTGCCGTTATCGGAGATCGTACGCAACAGCGGCATCGGGCGTGACCCCCGTCGTCACCCGCTGTTTCAAGTCTCCTGCACCTTCGAAAAATCACAACTCGCCAGCGAACAAGGCCGTGCGGGGTTCGTCATCGGCGACGACCACGTGTTCGACGACTTCGCCGGCCTGCGGCAAGAGAGTTTTCCGGTCCCACACACCAGCTGTCGCTTCGACGTCGAGTTCGTGTTCGAATTCGAAGGCGACGAACTTCGGGGCATGATCTGTTACTGCCGCGATCTGTTCGAGGTCGACACGATCGATTCGATGGCCACGCAATTGGTCGTCTTAGCCAACCGTCTGATCGACGCCCCCAGCCGGCCGGTGAAACGCATTCCTTGGCTGGAACCTCAGTCGATTGGCCATGACGACGCGAATGACGAACGCGAGTCACTGGTCGACCTGCTGGCCGAATCACAACACCCGATGGTTGCCGACGCGAAACGGTTTGCGTCGCATCTGAAGCAAGTCGGTGTCCGTCCTGGTGGCTTCGTCCCTGTTTGTTTGCAGCGTGGACATGACGCATGGATCGGGATTCTGGGCGTGATGTATTGCGGCGCGACACCGATTCCGATCGACGCGGATCAACCGGCGGTTGCGCCGGACATGCTGCGACGCGACGCGACGATCAATTATGTCGTGGCATCGCCCAACAATCCCTGGGCCAGAGAGCTCGGTGCGACGATCGTCTCGGTGAATTCCGCCCGAATTCAAACTCCATCGTCGTTGCCAACCGTTTGCCCCAAAGACATCGCCTACGTGATCTACACCTCGGGTTCGACAGGACGTCCCAAGGGAGTCATGGTGTCGCACGCGGCGATCACCAACGCGATGCGTTGGCAGTCACGTGCGACACCGTTTTCGGCGTCCGACCGTGCGCTCGTGCTGCTGTCCCATCAGTTCGATGCAACCTTGGTGTTGGTATTGACGGCGCTCGATCAGGGCGCATCGCTGGTCTGGCCCGACGACACCCGCAACTTGGATTTCGATCGGCTAATCGATCAGATCGTCCGCGATCGAATCACGATTCTGCAAGCCGTCCCCAGCATCCTTGGCCCTCTCGCATCCCATCGCAGATTCGCCGAGTGCACCAGCGTTCGTCAGATTTGGACCGGCGGGGAATCGATGCCGACGGAGCTTCCGGCGCTGATTCACTCCAAACTCGATTGTGAACTCTGGAATTATTACGGCCCGACCGAAGCGGCGTGCCAAGTCACGGCTCATCGCGTGACCGGTGACGAAACGCCGTGTCGCATCCCGATCGGACGAGAAATCGACGGCGTTCATGTTCACCTGGTCGATCACCAGCTCGCCCCGCTTCCGGTGGGCGTCGCCGGCCAGATCGTGATCCGCGGCAAAGGGTTGGCGGAGGGCTATTTGAACCAGCCGGAGTTGACCGAAAGGGCGTTTGTTACGGCGGAGCAGATTCGTGATCCGCAAGGGAATCGCTGCCGAGTCTATCTGACGGGCGATATTGGGCGACGACGTGGCGATGGGACGATCGAGTTTCTCGGACGTGTCGATCATCAGGTCAAGGTGCGCGGCTATCGCGTCGAACTGGAAGAGATCGAGCGGGTGATCGAACGCTTCCGGCATGCCCGACGCGCGGCGGTGAAAGTCGTCCAACCGGGAACCGCGGGTGAACGACTCGCCGCCTTCGTCGAAGGCATGGACGCCTCAAAACTCGACGCGTTAACGCGCCACCTGACTGCGAGTTTGCCGCCGTACAAGCGTCCGGCGTCGATCGATCTGGTCGACGCGCTGCCGCTGAATTCCAACGGCAAGATCGACCGAAAACGGTTGCCGCAACCGGCCGGCGAAGCGGCGACGGCTGGAACGGTGGCACGGCCTCGTTGCGAGCTGGAACGTTTTTTGGAACGTCGTTTCGCCGCGGCGCTCGGGCAAGATTCGATCCCGAACGACGTCAACTTTTTCGAAGCCGGTGGAACGTCGCTGCAGGCGGCGGTTTTGACTTCGCAGCTGTCCGACGAATTCAGTTTCTCGATCCCGACGTCGCTGTTGTTCGATTTGGGCGACGTCCGTTCGGTGGCGACGCGATTGGTGCAGTTGCATCCACAACCGATCAGCGAGCGTTTCGGTGGTGAATCGATCCGCTGCTGCGGCACGGCGGCGTCGACGAATCAGACGGATTCGTTGTTGGTCGAATTAAAACCTTCCGGGGATGCCGCACCGGTGTTTATGATTCACCCGCCCGGCGGCATCGTCGTCTGTTATCGCGAATTGGCGAGTCTGCTTCCCAAGGACCAGCCGATGGTTGCGGTTCGATCACGGGGTTTGCACGGGGAGGAGCGTTTGCCGAGCACGCTTGGTGAAATGGCCGGCGACTATGTCCGCGCGATCCGTCATCGCCAACCGTCCGGACCATACTTCATCGGCGGCTGGTCGCTGGGCGGCGTGATCGCGTTTGAAGTCGCCCGCCAGCTTGCCGCCGAGGGCGGCGACGTGGAGGGGTTGATCCTGTTGGATTCGACGGTCCCCGAGCGAAGTGATCCGGAATCGGCGTCGGCGGGATTGGAGTATGGGCTGGAACTGTCGCTTGATCAGCTCAGCGAGCTTTCCGATGACCAGCAGTTGCCGTTTTTGTACGAGCACGCAAAACGCTTGGGGATTTTGGAAGAGGACACGCCGGCGGAAGTCGTGCAAAAAGCGATTGCCGATCTGCAACGATTGTTCGCCCACCACGTCGAACTCTGTCAGGCTTATGCGATCCGGCCGCTGGACGTGCCCGTGTTGTTGCTGCGGCCGAATGATGTTCCGGGGCAAGCCGACGCGCGTCCCGATCGCGGCTGGGGGCGTTGGACCGGCGACGTCACCGTCCACACGGTCAGCGGACACCACCACAGCATGGTGAAGTCTCCCGGAGCGGGTGAGATCGCGGGGTGGATTGCCGGGTTTGTCGCGTCGCGCGGGTGA